From a single Fulvivirga ulvae genomic region:
- a CDS encoding sugar kinase produces MKKVVALGEVLLRLSTKEYLRFSQANDLNADYGGSELNVISTLTNFGMESAFVTRLPENDIGDCALAQIHRHNISTEYIARGGDRLGIYFLEKGASLRSSKVVYDRAYSSFCSFEKGMVDWEEIFKDAGWFHWSGITAGVSQSAADLCMEAIEKANEMGLTISTDFNYRANLWKYGKSPSEVMEKMVSMCDVVLAGDYASKQYFGIEPSGSTEQAKQISLCQELIKRFPKVKKVAVTNRGNINALHNTWSAVLYSGKQLYISKPYDITYIVDRIGAGDSFMGALIYGLCNFDDQKALDFAVAASCLKHTIYGDTNLVSKEEVFGLMEGNNSGHVKR; encoded by the coding sequence TTGAAAAAAGTAGTTGCTTTGGGCGAGGTGTTGCTGAGGTTATCCACTAAAGAATATTTGAGATTTTCTCAGGCTAATGATTTAAATGCCGATTACGGAGGTAGCGAGCTAAACGTGATTTCCACCCTGACCAATTTTGGGATGGAATCGGCTTTTGTAACGCGACTGCCTGAAAACGATATCGGAGATTGTGCCCTGGCACAAATACACCGGCATAATATTTCCACTGAATATATTGCAAGGGGAGGAGACCGGTTGGGAATTTATTTCCTGGAAAAGGGAGCTTCTCTCAGAAGCAGTAAGGTGGTGTACGACCGGGCTTATTCTTCATTCTGTAGCTTCGAAAAGGGCATGGTAGACTGGGAAGAAATTTTTAAGGACGCGGGTTGGTTTCATTGGTCAGGGATAACTGCCGGTGTTTCCCAGAGCGCAGCAGACCTTTGCATGGAAGCCATTGAAAAGGCCAATGAAATGGGACTAACCATTTCAACTGACTTTAACTACAGGGCCAACCTGTGGAAATATGGCAAATCGCCCAGTGAAGTGATGGAAAAGATGGTTTCTATGTGTGATGTTGTGCTGGCAGGCGATTATGCCTCAAAGCAGTATTTTGGCATTGAACCCTCAGGAAGCACTGAGCAGGCAAAGCAGATTTCCCTTTGTCAGGAATTGATCAAGCGGTTTCCCAAAGTAAAAAAAGTAGCCGTAACTAACCGTGGCAATATCAACGCATTGCACAATACATGGTCGGCGGTGTTGTATAGTGGCAAGCAACTCTATATCTCAAAACCCTATGATATCACCTACATTGTAGACAGGATAGGTGCCGGTGACAGCTTCATGGGTGCCCTCATATACGGTCTTTGCAATTTTGATGACCAGAAAGCCCTTGATTTTGCAGTTGCAGCTTCGTGTTTAAAACATACCATATACGGAGACACCAACCTGGTTTCTAAAGAAGAAGTGTTTGGACTGATGGAGGGTAACAATTCGGGTCACGTAAAAAGATAA
- the uxaC gene encoding glucuronate isomerase: MKNNTIQTVNGRKVLIHSGFLLENRYAEELYHDYASKMPIIDYHCHLPPADIANDKVFGNITEAWIYGDHYKWRAMRTLGIDEKYITGDATDAEKFRKWAKVVPYTLRNPLYHWTHLELARYFDQYNLLNEDTADEIFDAASGLLNSPQYSCQNLLGKMNVELVCTTEDPTDTLGYHQKIKQSGNAIKMSTAFRPDKAVLINNETYNDYIDKLEEVAGISIISYRDVCDALKKRMQYFHDNGCRLSDHGLNHLSFEVFTDEEVDTLFKKRRSGKLLSETEASKFHTAILLFLAESYHDLGWVQQFHLGALRNNNSRMNRVLGPDTGWDSIGDFPQAYTLSRFLDALDIKDKLAKTIIYNLNPADNEVMASMIGNFNDGKIKGKIQFGSGWWFLDQKDGITKQLNALSNMGLLSCFIGMLTDSRSFLSFPRHEYFRRVLCNLLGDEISRGELPDDIEWIGKIVQDISYYNAKEYFEFL; the protein is encoded by the coding sequence ATGAAAAATAATACAATACAGACAGTTAATGGCAGAAAAGTACTTATTCATTCCGGTTTCCTTCTGGAAAACCGTTATGCTGAAGAACTGTATCACGACTATGCCAGTAAAATGCCCATCATCGATTACCATTGTCACCTGCCGCCGGCGGATATAGCCAATGACAAGGTGTTTGGTAATATCACCGAAGCCTGGATTTACGGAGATCACTACAAATGGAGAGCCATGCGTACTCTGGGCATTGATGAAAAATACATCACTGGTGATGCCACCGATGCAGAGAAGTTCAGGAAGTGGGCAAAAGTAGTTCCCTACACATTGCGTAACCCACTTTACCACTGGACTCACCTGGAGCTTGCCAGGTATTTTGACCAGTATAACCTGCTCAACGAAGATACGGCTGATGAAATATTTGATGCTGCATCAGGGCTGTTGAATTCACCTCAGTATAGCTGCCAAAACCTGCTGGGCAAAATGAATGTGGAGCTGGTGTGTACTACGGAAGATCCTACGGATACTTTGGGGTACCACCAAAAGATAAAACAAAGTGGGAATGCCATTAAAATGAGTACGGCATTCAGGCCTGATAAAGCCGTTTTGATCAACAATGAGACTTACAATGACTATATAGATAAACTGGAAGAAGTAGCAGGAATTTCCATTATTTCTTACAGGGATGTTTGCGATGCCTTGAAAAAGCGCATGCAGTACTTCCATGATAACGGCTGCAGGTTATCTGACCATGGGCTTAACCACCTGAGCTTTGAGGTCTTTACAGATGAGGAGGTTGACACCCTGTTTAAAAAGCGTAGATCAGGTAAACTATTGTCAGAAACCGAAGCGTCTAAATTTCATACAGCCATTCTTTTATTCCTGGCGGAAAGCTATCACGACCTGGGCTGGGTGCAGCAATTTCACCTGGGAGCGCTTAGGAACAACAACAGCAGAATGAATAGGGTTTTGGGCCCTGACACAGGTTGGGATTCCATTGGAGATTTTCCACAGGCATATACACTTTCCAGGTTCCTCGATGCCCTGGATATAAAAGACAAACTTGCCAAAACGATCATTTATAACCTCAATCCGGCCGATAATGAGGTGATGGCCAGCATGATCGGTAACTTTAATGATGGGAAAATAAAAGGCAAGATCCAGTTCGGATCAGGCTGGTGGTTCCTCGATCAAAAAGATGGCATTACCAAGCAGTTGAATGCACTTTCCAACATGGGTTTACTCAGTTGTTTTATTGGCATGCTTACCGATTCAAGAAGCTTTCTGTCATTCCCGAGACATGAGTACTTCCGTAGGGTGTTGTGCAACCTGCTGGGCGATGAGATCAGTAGAGGAGAGCTGCCTGATGACATTGAATGGATAGGAAAAATAGTTCAGGATATCTCTTATTATAACGCAAAAGAGTATTTTGAATTCTTATAA
- a CDS encoding gluconate 5-dehydrogenase — MTNLFDLTNKIALVTGGTHGLGMAMAEGLASAGAELVISSTTPEKLESALNHYRSKGYKAAGYLFDITDEKLASGQVEDMEKEVGPIDILVNNAGIIKRELAVDMAIADFRRVIDVDLVGSFIMSQLVGSRMIARGGGKIINICSMMSELGRNSVSAYAAAKGGLKMLTRNLATEWAKYNIQVNGIGPGYFATSQTEPIRVDGHPFNDFIINRTPAGRWGDPSDLAGTAIFLASEASNFVNGQIIYVDGGILATIGKPANEK, encoded by the coding sequence ATGACGAACTTATTTGACCTTACTAATAAAATAGCCCTGGTGACAGGAGGTACACACGGTCTGGGCATGGCTATGGCAGAAGGCCTGGCATCAGCCGGAGCCGAACTTGTGATTAGCAGTACCACTCCTGAAAAGCTGGAAAGTGCTCTTAATCACTACAGAAGCAAGGGATACAAAGCCGCCGGCTATCTGTTTGATATTACCGATGAAAAACTGGCTTCCGGTCAGGTGGAGGATATGGAAAAGGAAGTAGGCCCAATCGATATTCTGGTCAACAATGCTGGCATTATCAAGCGGGAACTGGCGGTGGATATGGCCATAGCTGATTTCAGAAGGGTGATAGATGTTGACCTTGTCGGGTCATTTATCATGTCTCAGCTTGTAGGCAGCAGGATGATCGCCCGTGGTGGAGGCAAGATCATCAACATATGCTCCATGATGAGTGAACTCGGCAGAAATAGTGTGTCTGCCTATGCAGCAGCCAAAGGAGGCTTAAAAATGCTGACCAGGAACCTGGCTACTGAATGGGCCAAATACAACATACAAGTGAATGGGATAGGTCCCGGTTATTTCGCAACCTCACAAACCGAACCGATCCGTGTGGACGGTCATCCCTTCAACGACTTTATTATTAACAGAACACCAGCCGGGCGATGGGGAGACCCTTCCGACCTTGCAGGTACAGCCATATTTCTGGCATCAGAGGCGAGTAACTTCGTCAATGGCCAGATCATTTATGTGGATGGAGGAATTTTAGCAACTATAGGCAAACCGGCAAATGAAAAATAA